A portion of the Roseovarius sp. SCSIO 43702 genome contains these proteins:
- a CDS encoding methyltetrahydrofolate cobalamin methyltransferase yields the protein MTRTIVESKTKTAIIGFDQPFCVIGERINPTGRKKLAAELEAGDFSTVEADAVAQVEAGATVLDINAGVVYNSNPNPNETEPPLMTKIVELVQGLVDVPLCIDSSVPAALEAGLQAAHGRPLLNSVTGEEDRLEFVLPLVKKYNVPVVAISNDDTGISEDPEVRFAVAKKIVERAADFGIPAHDIVVDPLVMPIGAMATAGQQVFTLVRKLREELGVNTTCGASNISFGLPNRHGINNAFLPMAMGAGMTSAIMNPVALPVKPSEIEAKKAEVAALGIELPADMDDETFCQLFGLGSTKPRAGKEMEAILAANFLTNNDPHGSNWIRFNKAPPKAGEEGRGRAGRTGGRRRRA from the coding sequence ATGACCCGCACCATCGTCGAGAGCAAAACGAAAACCGCCATCATCGGCTTCGATCAGCCGTTCTGCGTGATCGGTGAGCGGATCAACCCGACGGGCCGCAAGAAGCTCGCGGCCGAGCTCGAGGCAGGTGACTTCTCCACCGTCGAGGCCGATGCCGTGGCCCAGGTCGAGGCCGGCGCCACGGTGCTCGATATCAACGCGGGCGTGGTCTACAACTCGAACCCCAACCCCAACGAGACCGAGCCGCCGCTCATGACGAAGATCGTCGAGCTGGTGCAGGGGCTCGTCGATGTGCCGCTCTGCATCGACAGTTCCGTGCCCGCCGCGCTCGAGGCCGGGCTGCAGGCCGCTCATGGCCGCCCGCTCCTGAACTCCGTCACGGGCGAGGAGGACCGTCTCGAATTCGTCCTGCCGCTCGTCAAGAAATACAACGTGCCGGTGGTGGCCATCTCGAACGACGACACCGGCATCTCCGAAGACCCCGAAGTGCGCTTCGCGGTGGCGAAGAAGATCGTCGAACGCGCGGCCGATTTCGGCATCCCGGCGCATGACATCGTGGTCGATCCGCTCGTCATGCCCATCGGCGCCATGGCGACCGCGGGTCAGCAGGTCTTCACCCTCGTGCGCAAGCTGCGCGAGGAACTTGGCGTCAACACCACCTGCGGCGCGTCGAACATCTCCTTCGGCCTGCCCAACCGCCACGGCATCAACAACGCCTTCCTGCCCATGGCCATGGGCGCGGGCATGACCTCGGCCATCATGAACCCCGTGGCGCTCCCGGTGAAGCCTTCCGAGATCGAGGCCAAGAAGGCCGAGGTCGCCGCGCTCGGGATCGAGCTTCCCGCCGACATGGATGACGAGACCTTCTGCCAGCTTTTCGGCCTCGGCTCCACCAAGCCGCGCGCGGGCAAGGAGATGGAGGCGATCCTCGCCGCCAACTTCCTCACCAACAACGACCCGCACGGCTCGAACTGGATCCGGTTCAACAAGGCCCCGCCCAAGGCCGGCGAGGAAGGCCGCGGCCGCGCCGGGCGGACCGGCGGCCGCCGCCGCCGCGCCTGA
- a CDS encoding NAD(P)-dependent oxidoreductase has translation MAKLAFLGLGVMGYPMAGHLQAKGHDVTVYNRTASKAEAWVEKHGGAMATTPREAAAGADFVMACVGNDDDLRAVCLGDDGAFEGMKKGAVFVDHTTVSARVTAELNAAAEKAGLGFVDAPISGGQAGAEKGVLSVMCGGCEDQYNKAEPIIAAYARICRRIGESGAGQMTKMCNQIAIAGLVQGLSEALHFAEKSGLDGRAVVEVISQGAAGSWQMENRYETMLEGEFEHGFAVDWMRKDLGICLDTADENGASLPVTALVDQFYKDVQKMGGGRWDTSSLFARLRKLG, from the coding sequence ATGGCGAAACTGGCGTTTCTGGGCCTTGGTGTGATGGGCTATCCGATGGCGGGCCACTTGCAGGCCAAGGGGCATGACGTGACCGTCTACAACCGCACCGCGTCGAAGGCCGAAGCCTGGGTCGAGAAACACGGCGGCGCCATGGCCACGACGCCGCGGGAGGCGGCGGCGGGCGCCGATTTCGTGATGGCATGCGTGGGCAATGACGACGATCTGAGGGCCGTCTGCCTGGGCGATGACGGGGCCTTCGAAGGGATGAAGAAAGGCGCCGTTTTCGTCGATCACACCACCGTCTCGGCACGGGTCACGGCCGAGTTGAACGCGGCGGCCGAGAAAGCCGGCCTGGGCTTTGTCGACGCGCCCATTTCGGGCGGGCAGGCGGGGGCCGAGAAGGGGGTGTTGTCGGTGATGTGCGGGGGGTGCGAGGACCAGTATAACAAGGCCGAACCGATCATCGCGGCCTATGCACGCATCTGTCGCCGCATCGGGGAGAGCGGCGCGGGACAGATGACCAAGATGTGCAACCAGATCGCCATCGCGGGGCTTGTTCAGGGGCTGAGCGAGGCGCTTCATTTCGCCGAGAAATCCGGCCTCGACGGGCGCGCGGTGGTGGAGGTGATCAGCCAGGGCGCCGCCGGAAGCTGGCAGATGGAAAACCGTTACGAAACAATGCTCGAGGGCGAGTTCGAGCATGGGTTCGCGGTGGACTGGATGCGCAAGGACCTGGGCATCTGCCTGGATACCGCCGACGAGAACGGCGCGTCGCTTCCGGTCACGGCGCTGGTGGACCAGTTCTACAAGGACGTTCAGAAGATGGGCGGCGGGCGGTGGGACACGTCGAGCCTTTTCGCGCGGCTCCGCAAGCTGGGTTGA
- a CDS encoding penicillin acylase family protein, with product MAAVLKWLVRGVGIVLALALAAALGFYFLLSRSLPEYDKDLAVEGLVAPVEIVRDNANVPHVFASRDADAFFGLGYAHAQDRLWQMTTLRRTAQGRLSEVFGTRTLAIDKLLRRLDLYSAARASVGSQDAETLIALNAYAAGVNARLAEINEGALGRGAPEMFIFNAPIAPWQAADSIAIVKLMALQLSAHLPAEVRRARVSLALDDPARLEDILPDAPGDGIAALPRYSSLFPDHPLPRFAGGTERSSDPLSPFYPQELAGASNAWAAAPARSASGGTLLANDPHLGFSAPAIWYLARLELTTGGVIGGTIPGVPAILVGRSAELGWGITSAYMDDQDVYIERLNPENPEEYLTPGGYRPFDTRQSIIEISDADPVTLTLRWTENGPVLPGSHYDLEEVTPKGHVASIAWTALSRRDTTMSAAMALMRAESVSEALEAGERYVAPAQNLTLVDQETIAMKVIGAMPKRDENHESKGRMPSRGWIAANRWDGRLPYSDNPEFVSPVGGILGNTNNKTVDRPFPRHVSYVWGDTQRINRWQRLMQNREVHTRDSFIEAQLDTVSFTARSILPLIGADLWFTGDPATEGTPERLRQDALALLADWNGEMNEHRPEPLIYAAWLRALQQRLTKDELGPLAEEFTHADPVFIERVYRDVDGAGVWCDVRQSSPVETCTDVARQALDDALVWISDRYGTALESLRWGDLHQATHDHPVLGEVPLLRHFVNIRQSTSGGDHTLLRGRTSGTGANPFANVHGAGYRGVYDFADPDSSVFMISTGQSGHFLSRHYDDMAQLWRRGEYIPMSLDPDLARAASVGITRLAPRTPQ from the coding sequence ATGGCGGCTGTGCTGAAATGGTTGGTGCGCGGTGTGGGGATCGTGCTGGCACTCGCGCTCGCCGCGGCGCTCGGGTTCTATTTCCTGCTCTCCCGGTCGCTTCCCGAGTATGACAAGGACCTCGCGGTCGAAGGCCTTGTCGCGCCGGTCGAGATCGTGCGTGACAACGCGAACGTGCCGCATGTCTTCGCCAGCCGCGACGCAGACGCGTTCTTCGGACTGGGCTATGCCCACGCGCAGGACCGGCTGTGGCAGATGACCACGCTGCGCCGCACCGCCCAGGGCCGGCTCTCGGAAGTGTTCGGCACGCGAACGCTCGCCATCGACAAGCTCTTGCGCAGGCTCGATCTCTATAGCGCAGCCCGCGCCTCGGTGGGCTCGCAGGACGCCGAGACACTGATCGCGCTCAATGCCTATGCGGCCGGGGTGAATGCCAGGCTGGCCGAGATCAACGAGGGCGCGCTTGGCCGCGGTGCACCTGAGATGTTCATCTTCAATGCACCCATCGCGCCATGGCAGGCGGCCGATTCCATCGCCATCGTCAAGCTCATGGCACTTCAGCTTTCGGCGCATCTCCCGGCCGAGGTGCGGCGCGCGCGGGTATCCCTCGCCCTCGACGATCCGGCGCGGCTCGAGGACATCCTGCCCGACGCACCGGGCGACGGGATCGCGGCCTTGCCAAGGTATTCCTCGCTTTTTCCCGACCATCCCCTGCCACGTTTCGCCGGCGGGACCGAAAGGTCCAGCGACCCGCTTTCGCCCTTTTATCCGCAGGAGCTGGCGGGTGCATCGAACGCCTGGGCCGCCGCCCCCGCCCGCTCGGCCTCGGGCGGGACGCTTCTCGCCAACGATCCGCATCTGGGGTTCTCGGCGCCCGCCATCTGGTATCTCGCACGCCTCGAACTGACCACCGGTGGCGTGATCGGCGGCACGATCCCCGGCGTTCCGGCCATTCTCGTCGGTCGCAGTGCCGAACTGGGATGGGGCATCACGTCGGCCTACATGGACGACCAGGACGTCTATATCGAGCGGCTCAATCCCGAGAACCCCGAGGAATACCTGACGCCCGGCGGCTACAGACCTTTCGACACCCGCCAATCCATCATCGAGATATCGGACGCGGACCCGGTGACCCTGACACTGCGCTGGACCGAGAACGGCCCTGTCCTGCCCGGATCGCACTACGATCTCGAAGAGGTCACACCGAAAGGCCATGTGGCCAGCATCGCCTGGACCGCCCTCAGCCGACGCGACACCACGATGAGCGCAGCCATGGCATTGATGCGCGCGGAAAGCGTCTCCGAAGCTCTGGAAGCGGGCGAGCGCTACGTTGCGCCGGCGCAGAACCTCACGCTCGTCGACCAGGAAACCATCGCGATGAAGGTCATCGGCGCGATGCCGAAGCGTGACGAGAACCACGAAAGCAAGGGGCGCATGCCGTCGCGCGGATGGATTGCCGCGAACCGCTGGGACGGGCGCCTTCCCTATTCCGACAACCCCGAATTCGTCTCTCCGGTGGGCGGCATTCTCGGCAACACCAACAACAAGACCGTGGACCGCCCCTTTCCCCGCCATGTGAGCTATGTCTGGGGCGACACGCAGCGCATCAATCGCTGGCAACGCCTGATGCAGAACCGCGAGGTGCATACCCGCGACAGCTTCATCGAGGCACAGCTCGACACCGTGAGCTTTACGGCACGGTCGATCCTGCCGCTCATCGGCGCGGACCTCTGGTTCACCGGCGATCCGGCCACCGAGGGCACACCCGAGCGGCTTCGGCAAGATGCGCTGGCGCTACTGGCCGACTGGAACGGAGAGATGAACGAACATCGCCCCGAACCGCTCATCTACGCCGCATGGCTGCGGGCCCTGCAACAGAGGCTCACCAAGGACGAACTCGGTCCGCTGGCCGAAGAATTCACACACGCCGACCCGGTTTTCATCGAGAGGGTCTATCGCGATGTCGACGGCGCCGGGGTCTGGTGCGACGTGCGCCAATCAAGTCCCGTCGAGACCTGCACCGATGTCGCGCGCCAGGCGCTGGACGATGCGCTGGTGTGGATCTCGGATCGCTATGGCACCGCGCTCGAATCGCTTCGCTGGGGCGATCTGCACCAGGCGACGCATGACCATCCCGTGCTGGGCGAGGTGCCGCTGCTGCGCCATTTCGTGAACATCCGGCAATCCACTTCGGGTGGCGATCATACGCTCCTGCGGGGCCGCACGAGCGGCACGGGCGCAAACCCCTTCGCCAACGTGCACGGCGCAGGATATCGCGGCGTCTACGACTTCGCCGATCCCGACAGCAGCGTCTTCATGATATCGACCGGGCAATCGGGGCATTTCCTGAGCCGTCACTACGACGACATGGCACAGCTTTGGCGGCGCGGAGAATACATCCCAATGTCCCTCGATCCCGACCTCGCCCGTGCGGCATCCGTGGGCATCACGCGGCTGGCGCCGCGGACCCCGCAATAG
- a CDS encoding calcium/sodium antiporter, with protein sequence MTTDILLVISGLVGLVLGGELLVRGAVGVAQRLGLSQMVIGVTLVGFGTSAPELAASLSAALSGSPGIALGNVVGSNIGNILLILGAAALLRPVVLPAVGLGRDGGVMLASALALAAVVLVGADMGRLVGAGFVIWLAAYLTVTLRSGSGPVTEVEAVPAAPGAVWSGLGLAGIGLVALVGGANLLVTGASGIARAAGLSDAVIGLTVVAIGTSLPELVTALVAARKGHGDVALGNVLGSNIFNILGILGVTALVQPMQVPQQIAGFDIWVMLAVTIFLLAFARAAGGIGRAGGAIMVALYAGYLGWLFVLS encoded by the coding sequence ATGACCACCGACATATTACTCGTGATTTCCGGGCTCGTGGGTCTCGTCCTCGGCGGTGAATTGCTGGTGCGGGGCGCGGTCGGCGTGGCGCAAAGGCTGGGGCTGAGCCAAATGGTGATCGGCGTGACGCTCGTGGGCTTCGGCACGTCCGCGCCGGAACTTGCCGCAAGCCTGAGTGCGGCGCTCTCGGGCTCGCCGGGCATCGCGCTCGGCAACGTGGTCGGGAGCAATATCGGCAATATACTGCTCATTCTCGGGGCGGCGGCGTTGCTCCGGCCGGTGGTCCTGCCGGCCGTCGGGTTGGGCCGCGACGGAGGAGTGATGCTCGCCTCGGCGCTTGCCCTCGCGGCCGTCGTCCTGGTCGGGGCGGACATGGGCCGCCTCGTCGGCGCGGGGTTCGTGATCTGGCTGGCCGCATATCTCACCGTGACGCTGCGATCGGGCAGCGGGCCGGTGACCGAGGTCGAGGCCGTGCCCGCGGCGCCGGGTGCTGTCTGGTCGGGGCTGGGCCTTGCCGGGATCGGGCTTGTTGCGCTGGTTGGAGGCGCGAACCTGCTTGTCACCGGAGCCAGCGGCATCGCGCGCGCCGCGGGATTGAGCGACGCGGTGATCGGCCTCACGGTCGTGGCCATCGGCACGTCGCTGCCGGAACTCGTCACGGCGCTTGTCGCCGCGCGCAAGGGGCATGGCGACGTTGCGCTCGGCAACGTCTTGGGAAGCAACATTTTCAACATCCTGGGAATCTTGGGCGTCACGGCCCTGGTCCAGCCGATGCAAGTGCCGCAGCAGATCGCGGGTTTCGACATCTGGGTGATGCTTGCGGTGACGATTTTCCTGCTCGCGTTTGCACGGGCCGCTGGCGGGATCGGTCGTGCCGGCGGAGCGATCATGGTGGCGCTTTACGCGGGATATCTCGGGTGGCTCTTCGTGCTGAGCTGA